The DNA segment CACGAACGCGACCGGCCGGGTCTTGTCGCCGACGGGCACGCCGCCGCGGGTCGAGAACTCTTGGAGCGCGAGCTCGATCGCGTTGACGCGCGCCTCGCCCTTCAGCTGGTTTGGGCCGCGGAGCGAGGTCAGCGAGCCGAGCACGATGGTCGCGTCGTCCTCCACCGCGCGCCGGTCGGTCACCACGTCGCCGCTCGCGGCGACCGCGACGACGCGCGGGCAGTCGGGGCTCACAAGCTTCACGCAAACGCGCGTATCTTTACGACAAATCGCTGGCTCGCCGCCGCTCGCGTCGATGCACTGGCGGTTGGTCGTGCAGGCCGGCGGGGCGTCGACCGAGGCCTGGTCGGCGAGGCTCGCGTCAGCGACGCGGCACACCTTCTCGGCGGTGCACCGCGCGCCGCCCCCGAAGCCCGCGCAGTCGGCGTCGGTCGTGCACTGGGTCGCGCCGCGCGTGACGAGGAGCGAGCACGCCGCGAGGCTCGCCGAGAGCGCGACGGCCCACGCGACGGCCACGCGGGGCCAGGGGCGCGCGCGAGGGAGGTCCCCCGCGAGGGGCGCGCGCGAGGGCGAGGACGACGCGGTCACTGGAAGCTCCCCATCAGCATGGCTCCACCGAGCGTGGGGGCGACGCGCACGGCGGGCAACGCCTCGCCCGTCTTGCCGGGATTGCCCGCCTCGCCCGTCTTGCGCGGCTCGGCGGCGCCGAGGGCGCGCACGGTGAGGTACACGCTGACGCCGGCGGCGACGAGGGTCGCGCCGAGGAAGATGTCGGTCACGAGGGCGGAGGTGCCGACGCCGCTGTCGAGCGACTTGAGCCGCGCCGGATCGGCCGTGGCGAGCCTCTTCTCGTCGGCGAGGTCGGTGGCCTTCCCCTGGGTGAGCACCGCGAACACGATCGTGCCGGCCGCGAGCCCGCCGGTGACCGCGTAGCCGACGACCGGCGCTGTCCACGACACCGGGCGCGGCGGCTCCCGCGGCGGCGCGACCACGACCACGGGCTTGGGCGGCGGCACGGCCACGAGCGCGAGCGTGACCGTGCGCGCGTCGCCGCCGGTGACGTCCACCTGCGCGAGCCCGCGCTGGAAACCCGGCGCCGTGGCCTCCAGCTTGTGCCCGCCGGGGTTCAGCTTGATGGGCTCGTCGGCCTTGACCGCCTCGCCGTCAATTGAGAGCTGCGCGGTGGCGGGCGTGAGCTGAACGGTGAGCGTGGCGATCCGAGCCTTCAGCTTGGCGATCTCGCCGGCGACCTCGCCGCGCTTGTCGTCCTTCACCTTCCCGCCGCCGTCGGCGAGGAAGCGCTCGAACGCCGCGAGCGCGCCCACGTAGTTCGTGAGCTGGTACTCGCACTGGGCGATGTTGTAGAGTACACGGTAATCGTGCTTGCTCGCCTCGTAGGCGCGCCGGAACTCCGCGGCGGCGGCGCGAAAGTCCGCCTCCTTGTACGCCTCGACGCCCCGCTTGAAGATGACGTTGACCTCGGCCGAGGTCTCGGCTCGAGCGGGCACGTCGATCGAGGCGACGGCGACCCCCACAAGGGCCGCGAGGCCCAGCCGTGCGCCCGCCTGAAAGATGCGGCGCGGGCGAGGCGCTCGGGCCTCGCGCGAGCAGACGGCAACACTCACTTGAGCACCTCGATGATCGGTCGGTCCGGGCGCTTTGGGCCCGCGGGCGTCGCCGCGGTGGCCTCGGGCGCGGGCGCACTCGCGGCAGGGGCCGGGACGGCTCGCCCGGGCGCGGGCCGCGCCGGGATGGAGTGGGCGACCGTCGCCGCGCCTGCGTCGATGGGGAGCACCTCGAGCGTGATCGAGAGGCGCTGGTCGCGATCGAAGCGCACCGCCGTGGTGTGATCCTTGTGGCCCGGGGCCTTCACGACGAGCGTGTGATCGAGGCTGTCGCGGACCACGCGGAGCTCGCGACCCAACGCGACCTCGCGGCCGTCGACCGTGGCGGAGGGGGTGGACGCCCCGGCCGCGACGACGAGCTCGAGGCCGACGTCGAGCGCAGCCGAGCCCGACGTCGCGGCCGAGGGCACGGGCGCCGGTCCGGACTGCGCGCGACCGGACTGCGCGCGGCCGGCGCTGAGCGCCGCGGCGCCCACGGCGAGGAGGAGGACGCAGACGCCGGCGACCGCGGCGATCGCCCACGCGGCACTTTTCCGGCCTCCGGGGTCGATCGATGCCCCCATCACGGGGCTGCCGGTGGTCGCCCCGAGGCTGCCGGTGGTCGCCCCGAGGCTGCCTGTGGTCGCCCCGAGGCTGGGGTGCGACGGCGTGTGCGAACGCGGCTGCGGCTGCGAATATGCCTGAGAATAGGGCTGTGAATAGGGCTGCGAGTAAGGACCCGACGACCGCTGAGGATCCGACGACGCCATCGAGTGCGAGGGTGTCAGCGTGTGCGACGCGTCGATCGGCGTGAACGACGGCTGCGAGGGGTACGTAACGCCCGTGTTCAGAATCGCCAACGTGGGCCCGGGTACCGAGGGGGCACCGCCGCTCGCCGTGAGGCCCAGCATCGCGGGCATTTCTCCGGTCGAGGCGGCCGCGCGGATCTGCCGGATCGCCTCGTCGACGACGCGCCGCCGCTTCTCCCGTTCGACCTCGAACTGCTGTGTCACGAGCTCGGAGAGCGCGCGGGCGCCTGTCTCGGCGCGGGGCAGCGTGTCGAGGTAGGCGTCGAGATCGAGCGCCAGGGCGCGGGCGGTGTCGTAGCGGGCCTCGCGATCGGCCGCCGTGGCCTTATGGATCATCGCGCGAAGCGCCTGCGGTACGGGCACGCCGCCGACGACCGCCGGGACCTGAGGGATGTCACGGCTGACGAGCTTCGCGAGCACCTGCACGTCGATGAGGTCACCCCACATGCGGGCGCCGACGACGGCCTCCCACATCATGACGCCTAAGGAAAATACGTCTGCGCGGCGATCGAGCACCTCGCAGCGCGCCTGCTCCGGCGCCATGTAACCGACCTTGCCCTTGAGCACGCCGGTGCTCGTCTGGTGGGACGCGCCGGAGACCTTCGCGATGCCGAAGTCGAGCAGCCGCGCGTGGCCGTCGTAACCGACCATGACGTTGTGGGGCGACACGTCGCGGTGGACGAGGTGCAGGGACGTGCCGTCGTGGTCGGTCAACTCGTGCGCGTAATGCAGCCCCTCGAGCACGTCGCGGAGCACGCGCAGGTGGGCGCCGAGAAACGGCACTTTTCGCTCATGGAGGCGCTTTCGCACCCCGCGGAGGGGCTGACCGTCCACGAAATCCATCGCGATGTAGAAGTGCCCCGCCTCCACACCGAACTCGTGCGTCTGCACGACGTTGGGGTGGTTCAGGTTCGCCGCGACGCGCGCCTCGTCGCGAAACATGTCGAGAAACTCGGTGTCTTCGGCCAGCTCGGGCTTCAGCACCTTCAGCACGACGAGCTTGTTGAAGCTCCCGCCGCCGCCCGCCATGGCGAGGTACGCGTTGCCCATGCCGCCGCGCGCGATCAACGCGATCGGTCGGTACTTCCCAAGCGTTCGTGGCAGAGACGTCGTGGACACCGGGACCTTGACGGAGAGCCGTGACGCGCGCGCGCCTCGGCGGCGCGACGCGGGAAAGCCCCCCGACCCGTGCAGGGTAACGGTCGGCCGCGCCTGTGTCGACCAAAACGCAGGCCACGCGGGGCCCTCCGCGGACCGCGGCTCTCGGGCTACACTGGGGCCATGGTGCGCCGTGAAGAAGATCGGACCGAGCCGCGAAGCGGCGAGGTGCTTTCTTCGCGCCGCACTTCTCCAGCGGGTGCAAGTCCCGTCCCGGTAGGCGTCGGAGCGCCGGGTAGCAGGCCCCAGCCGAGCGGGAGAGATCCCGACGGCCGAGCGGGGCGTCGAGAGGGTCCACGGACCGAGCAAGCACGCGGGCCGCAACATGAAGTGAAGCCTGCAGCCTCGACAGAGCAACAATCCGGGAGCCGAGCCGCTCATGTCACGGCGAAGGCAACATCCTCGGCGCTCGTTCCGAAGCGCGCCGTCGGTCCCGGCGGGGTAAGGGGCGCAGCACGCGTGCAAGGAGAGGTGCGGAACTCAGGAGACCCGTCTGCGCGGCCCTCGTCAGGGCAAGGCGGGCCGTATAAGCCAGGTGCGAAGTCGGCCGCTGCACAGCGGAAGTCCGAGGGGACCACGGTACCGAAGACCGGGGCGCGTGCTCCGGGAACGAACGCCGCGCAGAAGAACGCGGCGGGAGGGAAAGGTCCCTGGGGTGGTCGTGTCGGCAGAGCAGGTAAGCGCGAGGGCATGGCCGGCGAGACCGGTTCCAACCACCCCCGAGGGCACGAGCCCGCGGACAAAGTGCGACAACTGCAACGCCGACTCTGTGTCGCAGCCAAGCGGCAACCGGAGCGCCGGTTCCACGCGTTGTACGACCGCATCGCGAGGCGTGACGTCCTCGCGGAAGCGTGGAAGCGGGTGAGGCGGAACAAGGGAGCCGCGGGCGTCGATGCCCAGACGATCGCGTCTCTCGAAGAGCAGGGCGTGGAGCGCTTCCTCGAAGAGCTCCGCGTCGTGCTCCTCGCAGGCAGGTACCGGCCGGCAGCGGTGCTGCGTCGGTACATCCCGAAGGCCGATGGGAAGAGGCGGCCGCTGGGGATCCCGACGGTCCGGGACCGGGTGGTGCAGATGGCAGCGAAGCTGGTGCTGGAGCCGATCTTCGAGGCGGACTTTCGTCCGTGCTCGTACGGCTTTCGGCCCCGGCGGAGCGCGACGATGGCCCTGGAGCGCTGAGGAAGCTCGGCGCGAAGGGGGGTCATCATGTGCTCGACGCCGACATCCGCGACTACTTCGGGAGCATCGACACGACAGGCTGATGAAGCTCGTCGCTCGACGCATCTCGGACCGAAGGGTGCTCAAGCTGCTGCGGCAGTGGCTCACGGCGGGCGTGATGGAAGACGGCGTGGTGACGACCCCCTCGCGCGGCACGCCGCAAGGTGGGGTGATCTCTCCGCTTCTGTCGAACATCTACCTGTCCGTGCTCGACACCGTGTGGGAGAAGCGGTGCGCACATCTGGGCGTGCTGGTTCGCTACGCGGACGACTTCGTCGTGCTGTGCAAGACGAAGCGAGACGTCGACGAGGCCGAGCGACGCGTGAAGCATGTGCTGACGCGGCTCGGGCTCGAGCTACACCCGGAGAAGACGAGGAAGGTGGACCTCTCCTGGGGCAAGGAGGGTTTCGACTTCCTCGGTTGTCACCTGCAGAAGCGCATGAGCGGTCCCATCTGGGAGCGAGAAGGCCGAAGGGTCTACTTCCTCCAGCGCTGGCCGAGCGCGCGTGCGATGAAGCGGGTCCGACAGCGCGTGAAGGAGCTGACCCCGAGGTCACGCTGCC comes from the Myxococcales bacterium genome and includes:
- a CDS encoding serine/threonine protein kinase, which encodes MSTTSLPRTLGKYRPIALIARGGMGNAYLAMAGGGGSFNKLVVLKVLKPELAEDTEFLDMFRDEARVAANLNHPNVVQTHEFGVEAGHFYIAMDFVDGQPLRGVRKRLHERKVPFLGAHLRVLRDVLEGLHYAHELTDHDGTSLHLVHRDVSPHNVMVGYDGHARLLDFGIAKVSGASHQTSTGVLKGKVGYMAPEQARCEVLDRRADVFSLGVMMWEAVVGARMWGDLIDVQVLAKLVSRDIPQVPAVVGGVPVPQALRAMIHKATAADREARYDTARALALDLDAYLDTLPRAETGARALSELVTQQFEVEREKRRRVVDEAIRQIRAAASTGEMPAMLGLTASGGAPSVPGPTLAILNTGVTYPSQPSFTPIDASHTLTPSHSMASSDPQRSSGPYSQPYSQPYSQAYSQPQPRSHTPSHPSLGATTGSLGATTGSLGATTGSPVMGASIDPGGRKSAAWAIAAVAGVCVLLLAVGAAALSAGRAQSGRAQSGPAPVPSAATSGSAALDVGLELVVAAGASTPSATVDGREVALGRELRVVRDSLDHTLVVKAPGHKDHTTAVRFDRDQRLSITLEVLPIDAGAATVAHSIPARPAPGRAVPAPAASAPAPEATAATPAGPKRPDRPIIEVLK